The region CGGAAAGGGCCTCCGGCGCAGGTCAGAGGCCCTTTCCGAGGCGAAGCCCCAGGTAGCGGCGGACGAGTCGGCCTGTACGCCGGGTACAGCTCGACCTCTGACGTCTGCGGCACACCCAGGGGCTTTCGTGAGGAGTCCCAGCCACCTCGTCGGTTGACCCGGCCGGACATGGGAAGCGGAGCAATGCTCGCGCCGGCCGCGAACTTCTCTCCGCGCGTTTACCTGTGACATCCGTGATCATTAATTTCCTTTCCGTGCAATATCCCCCCAACCACCGCCGCCCCAACCCTGCGGCCGCACGGACGCTGCAGAGCGCTTCGACGGCACGCTTCGGCGCCCCATCGTCAATGACCCAACTCAAGACCCTCCCCCAAGTGGCCGCGTAGCCAAATCATCAACCTGAGCCCTCATTTGGCGCGGCCGGAATTCCGAGCTACAACAGCACACTCTGGCGGGAAGACCCGTCGATGACGCTCGGACGGATTGGCGCGAGATTTGGCGACGGTAGTAGACAAAGGCGTTGGTGCGCCCGGCAAGCGATGGCTCGTACGGTACCGGGAGCCCGGTGGGCGTAGCGCCCGGCAGCGTGAGAAGTCTTTCGACCGCAAGAAGGATGCGGTGGATTTCGCCACCAAGATGGAGAACGACAAGCGGGAGAACAGCTACGTCGATCCTTCTGCCGGCAAGGTGTCGGTGCGGCGCTATGCGGCCGAGTGGCTCGCTCTGAAGCCCATGGCGGCCGGCACGGAGGAGTCCTACGAGCGCATCATGCGTCTTCACGTCCTCCCGCAGCTGGGGAAGAAGACCATCTCCCAGGTCACTGCGGCCGACGTGGAGGAGTTGTACGCGCTCTGGCGCCGGCAGGGCGCGATGCCCAACACGATAGATTCCCGCCGCATTGCTCTGTCGGGGATGTTCTCTCACGCGGTTCGCCACAAGAGGATCCGTGAGAATCCGGTAAAGCAGGCCGAGAAGCCTGCCAACCCCATCATGCAAGTGGATGAGAGGGCGCTTCCCAGCTTTGATGAGATCTCAGCCTTGACCAAAGAGATTGGTCCACGCCTGGAGCCTGCTGTGTGGCTCATGGCGTGCTGCGGATTGCGTATCGGAGAGTCGCTGGGAATCTTTCCAGAGGACATCGCCGACGGCACGTTGCGTTGCCGGCGACAGGTTGTGCGTATCAAGAACTCCTCAGGTAAGTACGTTGCCCTCTACGCTCCCTTGAAGCATCGGAAAGAGGGTGAATGGCGCGATATACCGGCGCCCGCCACCCTGGAGCCGCTTGCCGAACGGCTGCCCATTCGAAATCAGGCCGGAGGCATGATCTACCCCGACCTTTTCCGTAAGTCCTGGGACAGGGCACTGAAACGCCTCGGGCTTCCCGACTACAACCCGCACGACCTCCGACACAAATGGGCCACCGTGACCCTGAGCAACGGTGTGCCCATCCACGAGGTGTCGCGGTGGATGGGCCACAGCTCGATCAAGATCACGGTGGACCGCTACGGCCACCTCACCCTCGACGGCAGTGAACGCTGCCGTCAGGTCATCGAGGCCACCTTCGGGGTGCACATGCTCAGCGGATTCCCAGCTCCGCGAGTACCCGGTGCTGAGTTGGTGCTGGCTTAGCCGGGAAGTAGAGGTAGCAGACCCCGCCCGAACCGCCCTTGACCTGGCCGTTTGCATCGTGGCGCTTCGTCCGCAGCCAGATGTTTTCGAACTGGCGGCGCTTGTAGATGTGCCGGACCGCGGCGTTGTCCGGGGAGGCCGGGTCGTTGGCGATGATGTCGCCGTTCTTGGTGAAGCCGACGATGGTCATCAGGTGGCCGGCGGTGCCGTAGCCCGCGCCGTCGAGTTCGGTCTTCAGGAAGGACTGGGACGTGATGACCGGGATGCCCGCGTGGACGAGGCGTTCGGCATCCGTGAGGGAGGAGAGGCGGGTGACGATGCCCTGCAGGTCGCGGTAGGTGGCGGCGTAGGCGGCGTTGAAGGGCCAGTTGCCGCAGCCCTCG is a window of Streptomyces caniferus DNA encoding:
- a CDS encoding tyrosine-type recombinase/integrase; this translates as MDFATKMENDKRENSYVDPSAGKVSVRRYAAEWLALKPMAAGTEESYERIMRLHVLPQLGKKTISQVTAADVEELYALWRRQGAMPNTIDSRRIALSGMFSHAVRHKRIRENPVKQAEKPANPIMQVDERALPSFDEISALTKEIGPRLEPAVWLMACCGLRIGESLGIFPEDIADGTLRCRRQVVRIKNSSGKYVALYAPLKHRKEGEWRDIPAPATLEPLAERLPIRNQAGGMIYPDLFRKSWDRALKRLGLPDYNPHDLRHKWATVTLSNGVPIHEVSRWMGHSSIKITVDRYGHLTLDGSERCRQVIEATFGVHMLSGFPAPRVPGAELVLA